The genomic window GCGGCCCATCTCGATCCGCGTCCCGTGGTAGCGGCACCGCTCGAACCACAGCAGCGTCGCCAGGGAGGCCCACGGGGTGATGACCGGGCCCACGTTGACACCGATGAGCAGGGCCAGGAGCTGCTCGTGGTTCCCCGCCGGGACGACCGCCTCGCCCGCCACGTAGGCCGGCAGATTGTTCAGGACGTTGGACATACCCGCCCCGACAGCGGCCGACCGCAGCATCCCCACGAAGCCGTTGTCCGAACCGAGCACCCACTCCAGCAGCTCGTGCAGCCCGTGCGCGTTGACCGTCTCCACGACCAGGAACATCCCCGGCACCAGGACCAGCAGCCGCCACGGCACCAGCGACAGGCTCAGCTCCCCCCTGCGGCGTACGGCGAACGCCACCACCACGACCAGCATCGCGGTCAGCGACGCCGACCAGAGCGGCACGTCGGCGACCAGGATCGCCAGCAGGAACCCCGCACAGGCCACCGCGCAGATCCTCAGCAGGACGGGATCCTCGGCCACCGGCGGCGCCGGCGGCGTGTAACGGTCCTGACCCCGCCGGCCGCGCCGCCAGTAGAACGCCCACAGGCACGCCGCCGTCACACCGATCGCCGCGAGCTGCGGCAGCCACATCACCGCGGCCAGACCGGACGGCGACAACGCCACCCGGTCCGCCGCCAGCAGATTCGTCAGGTTCGACACCGGCAGCAGCAGACTCGCGGTGTTCGCGAGCCACACCGTCGTCATCGCCAGCGGGACCGCCGCGATCCCCACCCGGGTCGCCATCGCCAGCATGACCGGGGTGAGCAGCACCGCCGTCGTGTCCAGGTTCAGCGTGATCGTGGTGAGCGAGGCGAACAGCACGCACAGCCCGAAGAGCAGCGCGTAACGGCCACGCCCCGTCCGTGCCACCCAGGAGGCCACGACGTCGAAGACCTGTGCACGGCCCGTCAGTTCGGCCATCACGATCACGGTGCCGAGGAACACCACCAGGGGACCGACACGCCGCAGCTGGTCCTCCGCCGGACCGGTGGGCAGCAGCCCGGTCACCACCGCGAGCAGCCCCAGGGCCAGCAGGCCGCCCGCGAGCCAGTCGAGCGGATGCAGCCGCCGTGCGACGCCTTTCGGC from Streptomyces sp. NBC_01341 includes these protein-coding regions:
- a CDS encoding SLC13 family permease, which codes for MVRDFSWGRLWSGRSGDGGPKGVARRLHPLDWLAGGLLALGLLAVVTGLLPTGPAEDQLRRVGPLVVFLGTVIVMAELTGRAQVFDVVASWVARTGRGRYALLFGLCVLFASLTTITLNLDTTAVLLTPVMLAMATRVGIAAVPLAMTTVWLANTASLLLPVSNLTNLLAADRVALSPSGLAAVMWLPQLAAIGVTAACLWAFYWRRGRRGQDRYTPPAPPVAEDPVLLRICAVACAGFLLAILVADVPLWSASLTAMLVVVVAFAVRRRGELSLSLVPWRLLVLVPGMFLVVETVNAHGLHELLEWVLGSDNGFVGMLRSAAVGAGMSNVLNNLPAYVAGEAVVPAGNHEQLLALLIGVNVGPVITPWASLATLLWFERCRYHGTRIEMGRFLWTGLVLSVTGTLAAVCALALVS